The Microbacterium amylolyticum genome includes the window CTCGGGGATCTCGATACGCCGGACGAGGATGGTCTGCTCCCGGTGATCCCTGTCACCTATATGAATTCCTCGGCGGCCATCAAGGGCTTTGTCGGCCGTCACGGCGGAATCGTGTGCACATCGTCGAACGCGCGCACCGTTCTCGACTGGGCGTTTCAGCGTGGTCGCCGGGTGCTGTTCTTTCCCGACCAGCATCTGGGACGCAACACGGCAAAGGCGATGGGGGTTTCCCTCGATCAGATGCCGATGTGGAATCCGAACCGACCGCTCGGAGGCTCAAGCGCCGAGGAGATCGCGGAGGGGCGCGTGATCCTCTGGCACGGCTTCTGCTCCGTTCACCGCCGGTTCACGGTTGACCAAATCGACAAGGCTCGCGCTGAGCACCCGGGCGTCCGCGTGATCGTCCACCCCGAGTCCCCGATGGCGGTTGTCGACGCGGCAGACGAATCGGGATCGACCGACGTCATTCGTCGGGCGATCGAGGGCGCGACCGAGCCGACGACATTCGCGATTGGCACCGAAATCAACTTGGTTCAGCGCCTCGCTGCGCAGAACCCGCAGCACGAGATCTTCTGCCTCGACCCCGTCGTCTGCCCCTGCTCGACGATGTACCGCATCCACCCGGGCTATCTCGCCTGGGTACTGGAGGGTCTCGTGGACGGAACGGTTCAGAACCAGATCGAGGTCCCCGACGCGGTCGCCGACCCGGCTCGCGTCGCGCTCGAACGGATGCTTGAAGCGAAGCCGTCATGACCCACGTTCTCGTGGTCGGTTCGGGGGTCGCGGGACTGACAGCCGCTCTGCACGCCCGGGCTGCGGGAGCGAACGTCACCGTTGTCACGAAAAGGCGGGCGGATGACGCGGCCACATCCTCCGCACAGGGAGGAATCGCTGGTGTTGTTTTTCCCGGCGACACGCACGAATCTCACGAGCGCGATACGCTCCGCGCAGCCTCTGGAATCGCCGATGAGGCTGCTGTGTCGCTTCTTGTCCGAGACGGAACGGACCGGATTGCCGAGCTGATCGACAGGGGTGTCGCCTTCGATCGCTCCCCCTCCGGAGAACTCGCGGGAGGCCTCGAAGGCGCGCATTCCTTCGCACGGATCCTGCACGCAGGAGGAGACGCAACGGGACGCGAGATTCAGCGCGCTCTGCTGGCCGCGACCCGGGCCGAATCCATCACCATTCGAGAGAACCTCACCCTCGTCGACCTCGTCATCGTGAACGGGGTAACGACGGGAGCCGATGTGATGAGCGCGGCAGGTGTCGTCACGCGGATCAGCGCGGACGCGGTCGTTCTGGCCACGGGCGGAGCCGGCCAAGCGTATGCGCACACAACGAACCCCTCCGTTGCCACGGGCGACGGAATCGCCGCCGCCATCCGCGCCGGCGCCGCGGTTCGCGATATGGAGTTCGTTCAGTTTCACCCCACAACGCTCGCCGACGGTGGGACGTTCCTCGTCTCTGAGGCGGTGAGGGGCGAGGGCGCGGTTCTCATCGACGAGTCCGGCCGGCGTTTTACCGCCGATGCCCATCCCGACGCCGAACTCGCGCCACGCGACGTTGTCGCGAGAGCGATCGCTGAGGCGGAAGCTTCCCAGGACGGCCGCCCCGTGTTGCTCGATGCGACGGCGCTCGGCTCAGAGTTCCTCGCTCGACGTTTTCCCACGATCGACCGCGCCGTGCGCGA containing:
- the nadB gene encoding L-aspartate oxidase gives rise to the protein MTHVLVVGSGVAGLTAALHARAAGANVTVVTKRRADDAATSSAQGGIAGVVFPGDTHESHERDTLRAASGIADEAAVSLLVRDGTDRIAELIDRGVAFDRSPSGELAGGLEGAHSFARILHAGGDATGREIQRALLAATRAESITIRENLTLVDLVIVNGVTTGADVMSAAGVVTRISADAVVLATGGAGQAYAHTTNPSVATGDGIAAAIRAGAAVRDMEFVQFHPTTLADGGTFLVSEAVRGEGAVLIDESGRRFTADAHPDAELAPRDVVARAIAEAEASQDGRPVLLDATALGSEFLARRFPTIDRAVRERGLDWGRHPIAVRPAAHYLMGGVEADLRGRTSVERLFAAGEVARTGVHGANRLASNSLLEGAVFGAIAGRTAAAVAPNRSRRSRPISRTVPARRHAAFDRGKLQQLMWESAGLVRSGERLGAASRTIDAWLHDVPEPVSPREVEDRNLLIVSRAIVHAAIVRRDSVGAHVRSDTERSLEAA
- the nadA gene encoding quinolinate synthase NadA yields the protein MAAQQITLQERPSGASVDEQIRLIAAGGAGDTCSSDLADAPWSFDQVPGYGPGSSMGDVIPAGAPRQGELPVRYRTASDEELTERIVAAKQTLGDRVVILGHFYQRDEVVQHADYVGDSFQLAQAAKAHPEAEAIVFCGVHFMAETADLLSGPTQKVILPNLAAGCSMADMADIDQVEDCWEQLADVLGDLDTPDEDGLLPVIPVTYMNSSAAIKGFVGRHGGIVCTSSNARTVLDWAFQRGRRVLFFPDQHLGRNTAKAMGVSLDQMPMWNPNRPLGGSSAEEIAEGRVILWHGFCSVHRRFTVDQIDKARAEHPGVRVIVHPESPMAVVDAADESGSTDVIRRAIEGATEPTTFAIGTEINLVQRLAAQNPQHEIFCLDPVVCPCSTMYRIHPGYLAWVLEGLVDGTVQNQIEVPDAVADPARVALERMLEAKPS